A DNA window from Camelina sativa cultivar DH55 chromosome 17, Cs, whole genome shotgun sequence contains the following coding sequences:
- the LOC104759777 gene encoding uncharacterized protein LOC104759777: protein MAKEASSGSAKSAPIFNPSSPKSSLISLNMSNITKLTPTNFITWRLQVRALLEAHELHWFIADDPYIPEETVKPSDGPAVPNPEFAAWQRQDKMLYSSLPCSLSLAVQPIVARATTSREVWEILHRTYGKPSRGHIKQLKQEIKHLTKDNKSINEYMRIIVDRTDQLALLGAAMEHEDLLDVIISGLDDDYRAILEMVNGRDVPISIDELHEKLINRENTLHSEEVVPNSAPVTTHNAQFRSQQGHGSFSGNRGGYYNSHGGYSPSRGGFRPPRPYLGKCQICGVQGHDAKQCPEYQQGISTSHHQQYSPHQASPYHGLLPWPASAPHLPLSSPQWSNQAHHTTATSPDLYPWLLDSGASHHIASDLSSLSLHSPYTGGESVTVGNGAALPITHTGSTILPSTSLSLYLNNVLCVPSIHKNLISVNKLCKANNVMVQLCPFDFQVKDLKTGIILLSGKANEGVYEWPLKHTPPIYVF from the coding sequence ATGGCAAAAGAAGCTTCCTCTGGATCGGCTAAATCAGCCCCAATCTTTAATCCCTCCAGTCCTAAATCCTCGCTGATCTCTCTCAACATGTCAAACATCACCAAGCTAACCCCGACGAACTTCATTACTTGGAGGTTGCAGGTTCGTGCTCTCCTTGAGGCGCATGAACTTCACTGGTTCATCGCCGATGATCCCTATATCCCTGAGGAGACAGTCAAACCCTCTGACGGTCCTGCCGTGCCTAACCCCGAGTTTGCCGCCTGGCAACGCCAAGACAAGATGTTGTATAGCTCTCTTCCTTGTTCACTCTCTCTTGCGGTTCAACCGATTGTTGCCAGAGCTACCACGTCTCGTGAAGTATGGGAGATTCTCCATCGTACCTATGGCAAACCATCCCGTGGTCATATCAAGCAACTCAAACAAGAAATCAAGCATCTCACCAAGGACAACAAGTCTATTAATGAGTACATGCGAATCATCGTTGACAGAACTGATCAACTGGCGCTTCTAGGTGCGGCCATGGAACATGAAGACCTGCTTGATGTTATCATCAGTGGTCTTGATGATGACTACAGAGCAATTTTGGAGATGGTCAATGGTCGTGATGTCCCAATCTCTATTGATGAGCTCCATGAAAAGCTTATCAATCGTGAAAACACCCTGCATAGTGAAGAAGTCGTCCCCAACTCTGCTCCTGTCACGACACATAATGCTCAGTTCCGTTCCCAGCAAGGACATGGCTCATTTTCTGGTAATCGTGGAGGCTACTACAACTCTCATGGTGGCTACTCACCCTCTCGTGGAGGATTCCGTCCACCTCGTCCCTACCTTGGGAAGTGTCAGATTTGTGGAGTGCAGGGTCATGATGCCAAACAATGTCCGGAATATCAGCAGGGTATCTCCACCTCTCATCACCAACAGTACTCACCTCATCAAGCATCTCCCTATCATGGTCTTCTACCCTGGCCTGCGTCTGCTCCGCATCTCCCGCTTTCGTCTCCACAATGGTCCAATCAGGCACACCATACGACTGCAACCTCTCCTGACCTGTATCCGTGGCTTCTGGACAGTGGTGCTTCACACCATATTGCTAGTGATCTCTCCAGTTTATCTCTTCACTCTCCTTACACTGGCGGTGAGAGTGTAACGGTTGGCAATGGAGCTGCTCTCCCGATCACACACACTGGTTCCACTATTCTCCCTTCCACCTCTCTTTCCCTCTATCTTAATAATGTTCTATGTGTTCCATCAATACACAAGAATCTTATATCAGTGAACAAACTTTGCAAAGCTAACAATGTTATGGTTCAATTGTGTCCTTTtgattttcaggtgaaggatctgaaaACGGGGATAATTCTACTCAGCGGCAAAGCCAATGAGGGAGTGTACGAATGGCCTTTGAAACACACTCCACCCATCTATGTTTTTTAA
- the LOC104759778 gene encoding LOW QUALITY PROTEIN: probable F-box protein At1g44080 (The sequence of the model RefSeq protein was modified relative to this genomic sequence to represent the inferred CDS: inserted 2 bases in 2 codons; deleted 1 base in 1 codon; substituted 1 base at 1 genomic stop codon): MGIIGWSDLPVDLVDLVVDRLSSNIDLLRICSICKPWRSTVAAKKRVRNHFQRNLPIFKRRKTVFLTTFFRVTLPSLCPNKGWLIKNRQISELSKNRHLSPLSDQTITLSYKTLDLLKFRXFRDSSILQRXFFVNSSRVVFLDNLFFVVDYENMIWCCESGEESRYWTRINNKKSEDFLDIILHRGNIYALELKGGIWWISLSKLNIYQYKPSTPKDDDDINKCKENRLLEYCGDLCILHRFCKKPRENRFSCERTVGLKVYKMHEDLVKWVEVSSLGDNDKKENYKALIVATDSCFTVLASEYYGCLENAIYFSDGDYDSVFKLDDGSIITKQIGSFYSXPQSCFQMLSTPFL, from the exons ATGGGTATAATTGGGTGGTCTGATTTACCTGTAGATCTAGTTGATTTGGTAGTCGATCGTTTATCTTCCAACATTGACCTCCTCCGTATCTGTAGCATCTGTAAACCTTGGCGTTCCACGGTTGCGGCTAAGAAGCGTGTCCGGAACCACTTTCAACGTAATCTTCCTATTTTCAAGAGGAGAAAGACAGTCTTTCTCACTACTTTCTTCCGTGTAACTCTCCCTTCTTTGTGTCCTAACAAAGGATGGCTGATCAAAAACAGACAAATCTCTGAATTGAGTAAGAACAGACACTTGTCTCCTCTGTCTGACCAGACCATAACCCTTTCTTACAAAACCCTAGACCTATTGAAGTTTA GTTTCAGAGATTCGTCAATCTTACAACGTTAA TTTTTCGTGAATTCGAGTAGAGTTGTTTTCCTAGACAATCTGTTTTTCGTAGTTGACTACGAAAACATGATTTGGTGTTGCGAGAGCGGAGAAGAAAGTAGATATTGGACaagaataaacaataaaaaaagt gaagattTCTTGGATATTATACTTCACAGAGGAAATATCTATGCCTTAGAATTAAAAGGAGGAATTTGGTGGATTAGTTTATCTAAGCTCAACATATATCAATACAAACCTTCAACTCCAAAGGACGACGACGACATTAATAAATGCAAAGAAAATAGACTCTTGGAGTATTGTGGAGATCTATGCATTCTTCATCGTTTCTGTAAGAAACCTCGTGAAAATCGATTTAGTTGTGAGAGAACTGTTGGTTTAAAGGTTTATAAGATGCACGAGGATTTGGTGAAATGGGTTGAGGTCAGTTCCTTGGGAGACAATGATAAGAAAGAGAACT ACAAGGCACTAATTGTAGCTACGGACAGCTGTTTTACTGTCTTAGCCTCCGAGTACTATGGATGTTTGGAGAATGCTATCTACTTTAGTGACGGGGATTATGATAGTGTGTTTAAACTTGATGATGGTAGCATCATTACCAAGCAGATTGGTTCTTTTTATT CTCCGCAGAGTTGTTTCCAGATGTTGTCTACTCCTTTCCTCTGA